One genomic window of Archaeoglobus neptunius includes the following:
- a CDS encoding DNA-binding protein — MDDLEEIRRRKLMELQRQKELEEIQKEEMRRQYEAQKKAILRAILEPEAKERLSRVKLAHPELAEAVENQLIYLAQSGRLQSKITDKMLVEILRRVQPKKRETKIIRK; from the coding sequence ATGGATGACCTTGAGGAGATAAGGCGAAGGAAGCTGATGGAGTTGCAGAGACAAAAGGAGCTCGAGGAGATCCAGAAAGAAGAGATGAGAAGGCAGTATGAGGCGCAAAAAAAGGCAATATTGAGGGCGATACTCGAGCCGGAGGCGAAGGAGAGACTTTCGCGAGTTAAGCTTGCCCATCCGGAACTTGCAGAGGCCGTTGAAAATCAGCTCATTTACCTTGCCCAATCCGGAAGGTTGCAGAGCAAAATTACTGATAAAATGCTTGTTGAAATTTTGAGAAGAGTTCAGCCCAAAAAGAGGGAGACAAAAATTATTAGGAAGTGA
- a CDS encoding 50S ribosomal protein L39e, which yields MGKKTIGVKKRLAKACKQNRRAPVWITMKTKRSVFGSPKRRHWRRNKLKA from the coding sequence ATGGGTAAGAAGACGATTGGTGTGAAAAAGAGACTGGCAAAGGCCTGCAAACAGAACAGAAGGGCGCCGGTGTGGATTACGATGAAGACCAAGAGAAGTGTGTTTGGAAGCCCTAAGAGAAGGCACTGGAGGAGGAACAAGTTGAAGGCGTGA
- a CDS encoding 50S ribosomal protein L31e, whose translation MAKVVVERVYTIRLKHKMKKYPRWLRSKKAAKYLRRFLSRHMKVEPENVKIDTAVNEKIWERGAEKPPARIRVRAVKFDDGIVEVELA comes from the coding sequence ATGGCGAAGGTTGTTGTTGAACGGGTGTACACTATCAGACTGAAGCACAAAATGAAGAAGTATCCCAGATGGTTGAGGTCCAAAAAGGCCGCAAAGTACCTCAGAAGGTTCCTGAGCAGACACATGAAAGTTGAACCGGAGAACGTCAAGATAGACACGGCTGTTAATGAGAAAATATGGGAAAGAGGGGCTGAGAAACCGCCAGCGAGAATCAGAGTGAGAGCTGTGAAGTTTGACGATGGAATAGTTGAGGTTGAACTTGCCTAA
- a CDS encoding translation initiation factor IF-6 — protein sequence MRIAVNGNPLVGLYAKVSEEFAVIGVNSENLITAVEERLDVEVIITKIAGSELVGAMMAMNSRGAVVSNHILSTELEKLQSKMDVMVVDTPMTCFGNNLCINDRGGVANPEMGNEVLEKISDFLDIDLAKGTVGGIKTVGMAAVITNSGGIANPNINEWELKKLEDVSGVEVLTGTVNFGTDMVGSSLIANSKGYVVGRDTTGFELGIVEEALFPR from the coding sequence ATGAGGATTGCTGTTAACGGTAACCCACTCGTAGGACTGTACGCAAAGGTTTCAGAAGAATTCGCTGTAATTGGGGTTAACAGTGAGAACCTGATCACGGCAGTGGAAGAGAGGCTTGATGTTGAAGTGATAATAACGAAAATTGCGGGTTCAGAGCTCGTTGGTGCGATGATGGCCATGAATTCCAGAGGCGCCGTTGTGAGCAATCATATTCTTTCCACCGAGCTTGAAAAGCTCCAAAGCAAGATGGATGTTATGGTGGTGGATACGCCCATGACGTGCTTTGGTAACAATCTGTGCATCAATGACAGGGGCGGTGTGGCGAATCCAGAGATGGGTAACGAGGTCCTTGAAAAAATTTCCGATTTTCTCGACATTGATCTGGCGAAAGGTACTGTTGGGGGGATAAAGACGGTGGGAATGGCTGCTGTAATCACGAACTCCGGGGGGATCGCAAACCCAAACATTAACGAGTGGGAACTCAAGAAACTGGAAGATGTTTCGGGAGTTGAGGTGCTCACCGGCACCGTTAACTTCGGCACTGATATGGTGGGGTCAAGCTTAATTGCGAACTCAAAGGGATATGTTGTTGGTAGAGATACGACAGGCTTTGAACTTGGTATAGTTGAGGAGGCTCTGTTTCCGAGGTGA
- the rpl18a gene encoding 50S ribosomal protein L18Ae, with translation MKFEIVGMFRTSEGWQNFKKIIDAHNEKYAMEKVYSLIGSNHKVKRHLIKIESVKQVE, from the coding sequence ATGAAATTTGAGATAGTAGGCATGTTTAGGACTTCAGAAGGGTGGCAGAACTTTAAAAAGATAATCGATGCACATAACGAAAAATATGCCATGGAGAAGGTTTATTCACTGATTGGGAGCAATCACAAGGTCAAGAGGCATTTGATAAAAATTGAGTCCGTAAAGCAGGTGGAGTAA
- the pfdA gene encoding prefoldin subunit alpha: protein MASEKEVQEKIAVLQYLQGEAETLQRRIVEMEVLESEYRKTLETLEFFESIDGDVEALMNLGGGVFAYVDVKNSRKMLVDIGSGVVVEREVKDAIEFVKNRIKRIEENTEKLTSMLQQVLSQASKIQEELASQERK, encoded by the coding sequence ATGGCGTCGGAAAAAGAAGTTCAGGAGAAGATTGCGGTTCTGCAGTACTTACAGGGGGAAGCAGAAACCCTGCAGAGGAGAATTGTCGAGATGGAGGTTCTTGAGAGCGAGTACAGGAAAACACTTGAAACGCTTGAATTTTTCGAGTCCATTGACGGGGATGTCGAGGCACTGATGAATCTTGGTGGTGGAGTGTTTGCGTATGTGGATGTCAAAAATAGCAGGAAGATGCTCGTGGACATTGGTTCGGGTGTTGTGGTGGAAAGAGAGGTCAAAGATGCGATTGAGTTTGTCAAAAACAGGATAAAGAGGATAGAGGAGAATACGGAGAAGCTCACATCCATGCTGCAGCAGGTTCTGTCTCAGGCTTCGAAAATTCAGGAAGAACTGGCTTCACAGGAGAGAAAGTAA
- the ftsY gene encoding signal recognition particle-docking protein FtsY: MFKALKEKLKGLRKKIEEEEREEEEKIIAEIERKSKEAEIESKRSKEQKVKVGLKDKITALVVSREVVIDEKKVDRILDELEIILLESDVAFEVVDAISEALKSRLVGKRKKITEKLSDIVIEELKKILLEILERERFDFDEFVAERLKKKKPLNIAFVGVNGTGKTTTIAKIANRLMKKGYSVVLAAGDTFRAGAIEQLEEHAKKLGVRIIKHRQGADPAAVIYDAIKHAESKGIDIVLADTAGRMHTKKNLLDQLEKIKRVTKPDLIIFVDESIAGNDAVERAKMFAETVGIDGSILTKLDADPKGGSAISISYVTGKPVLFFGVGQSYDDLVKFDSKWLIERIFS, translated from the coding sequence ATGTTTAAGGCTCTAAAGGAGAAATTAAAGGGGCTCAGAAAGAAAATAGAGGAGGAAGAGAGGGAAGAGGAGGAAAAGATAATAGCAGAAATTGAAAGGAAATCGAAAGAGGCTGAAATAGAGTCCAAGAGGTCGAAAGAGCAGAAGGTGAAGGTAGGACTAAAGGACAAGATCACGGCACTGGTAGTGAGCAGAGAGGTGGTCATAGACGAAAAGAAGGTTGACAGGATTCTTGATGAGCTCGAGATAATTCTCCTGGAGAGCGACGTGGCTTTTGAGGTTGTGGATGCAATTTCTGAAGCCTTGAAGAGCAGGCTCGTTGGAAAAAGAAAGAAAATTACGGAGAAACTCTCAGATATTGTGATTGAAGAACTCAAAAAAATTCTTCTTGAAATTCTGGAAAGGGAGAGGTTCGATTTTGATGAATTTGTTGCAGAAAGACTGAAGAAGAAAAAACCTCTCAACATTGCATTTGTTGGTGTCAATGGAACGGGTAAAACAACAACGATCGCAAAGATTGCCAACAGACTGATGAAAAAGGGTTACTCAGTAGTTCTGGCTGCGGGTGATACCTTCAGGGCTGGGGCAATAGAGCAGCTTGAGGAGCATGCAAAAAAGCTGGGCGTCAGGATTATCAAGCACAGACAGGGTGCAGATCCGGCGGCGGTAATTTACGATGCTATAAAGCATGCGGAGAGCAAGGGAATAGACATCGTTCTCGCAGATACTGCTGGAAGGATGCATACAAAGAAAAACCTGCTCGATCAGCTTGAAAAGATCAAGAGAGTTACCAAACCTGATCTGATAATCTTCGTTGATGAGAGTATTGCAGGCAACGATGCCGTTGAGAGGGCGAAAATGTTTGCTGAAACAGTGGGTATTGACGGTAGCATCCTGACCAAACTCGATGCGGATCCGAAGGGAGGATCAGCGATATCCATCAGCTACGTAACCGGAAAGCCAGTGCTGTTTTTCGGCGTAGGTCAGAGTTACGATGATCTCGTGAAGTTCGATTCGAAATGGCTTATTGAGAGAATTTTCTCATGA
- the cofC gene encoding 2-phospho-L-lactate guanylyltransferase, whose product MRILIPFKATNPKSRLSGILDFEERKKLAELMLLDVVEAVSRFGSVKVVSPAKINIEGVDVVVDSSDLNTVVNSEINNVPLAVVMSDLPLLSGDILQRFFNSEGDVVIAPGRKGGTNMLLVRREGFRVSYHYGSFFKHVEYARKIGFSVSIFDSFYSSVDIDDESDLLELIMHGKGKRSWKFLTQLGFRVSFEKTPRLERVS is encoded by the coding sequence ATGAGAATACTGATTCCTTTCAAGGCCACGAATCCAAAATCGAGACTTTCCGGAATTCTGGATTTTGAAGAAAGAAAAAAACTTGCTGAGCTGATGCTTCTGGATGTTGTCGAAGCTGTGAGTAGATTCGGTAGTGTAAAGGTAGTTTCACCTGCAAAAATAAATATCGAAGGTGTTGATGTGGTCGTTGATAGCTCAGACCTGAATACTGTTGTTAATAGTGAGATCAACAACGTACCGCTGGCCGTTGTGATGTCCGATCTTCCTCTTTTGAGTGGTGACATCCTCCAGAGATTTTTCAATTCTGAAGGGGATGTTGTCATAGCCCCCGGCAGGAAGGGGGGAACCAACATGCTCCTTGTGAGAAGGGAAGGGTTCAGAGTTTCTTACCATTACGGAAGCTTTTTCAAACACGTTGAGTATGCCAGAAAGATCGGCTTCTCGGTTTCGATTTTTGACTCCTTTTATTCCTCGGTTGACATAGATGATGAAAGCGATTTGCTGGAGCTGATCATGCATGGGAAAGGAAAGAGATCATGGAAGTTCCTAACACAACTGGGTTTCAGGGTCAGCTTTGAGAAAACACCCAGGCTTGAGCGGGTATCCTGA
- a CDS encoding metallophosphoesterase, producing MEIVHISDVHFGSELIRGKIEEAVRQINAMEPDLVILTGDIGMWGIHHEFREAYETLSNLKPELFAVPGNHDARNDGIKYFKLYFGRNRKVLKFDDFVFVGVDSTLPDSDDGYIGPEQRQWITEKVRGSCINFITLHHHVVPVPHTGRNMNVLIDAAEFVETLTLNCHGAIVLAGHRHVPYSTKLLRTHIIHAGSVSSYKVLMPDNNYNILKVGGGRIDLKLRFVDLGEVEIGSFQLKPVTPESMLRYHRLTSTRKVLLLSRRNDCRSKIAEALFNKLSPGNMHAVSAGLEPSASLNPMVSRILGELGLSVTKPKKFVEEMAKDADYVVSFDEDITADEIWKVKRPNNEDECRKLVKMLEENIRDLVWRILL from the coding sequence ATGGAAATTGTCCACATATCCGATGTGCACTTTGGCTCCGAGTTGATAAGGGGCAAAATCGAAGAGGCCGTGAGGCAGATAAATGCAATGGAACCCGATCTGGTTATCCTAACCGGGGATATAGGTATGTGGGGAATTCACCACGAATTCAGGGAGGCTTATGAAACTTTATCCAATCTCAAACCGGAGCTTTTTGCAGTTCCCGGAAATCATGACGCCAGAAATGACGGTATCAAATACTTCAAGCTGTACTTCGGTAGGAACAGAAAGGTGCTGAAATTTGATGATTTTGTTTTTGTTGGGGTTGACAGCACTCTCCCGGATTCCGATGATGGCTATATTGGTCCTGAGCAAAGGCAGTGGATCACCGAAAAAGTCAGAGGGAGCTGCATAAACTTCATAACGCTCCATCACCACGTCGTCCCGGTTCCCCATACAGGGCGAAACATGAATGTTCTTATTGATGCAGCGGAGTTTGTCGAAACCCTGACTCTGAACTGCCATGGTGCGATAGTTCTGGCCGGACACAGACACGTGCCGTACTCAACAAAGCTTCTCAGGACACACATAATCCATGCCGGTTCGGTAAGCTCGTACAAAGTACTGATGCCAGACAACAACTACAACATACTAAAGGTTGGTGGGGGTAGGATAGACCTGAAGCTAAGATTTGTCGATCTGGGGGAGGTGGAAATCGGAAGCTTTCAGCTCAAGCCAGTAACTCCTGAATCAATGCTCAGATACCACAGGCTCACCTCAACGAGGAAAGTTCTGCTTTTATCCAGAAGAAACGACTGCAGATCTAAAATTGCCGAGGCTCTGTTTAACAAACTCTCTCCGGGCAACATGCATGCTGTCAGTGCCGGGCTTGAACCTTCTGCCAGTCTCAATCCTATGGTTTCCAGAATACTGGGTGAACTGGGTCTCAGTGTTACCAAACCGAAAAAATTTGTGGAGGAAATGGCTAAGGATGCAGACTACGTGGTCTCTTTTGATGAGGATATCACGGCAGATGAGATCTGGAAGGTTAAAAGACCCAATAACGAAGACGAGTGCAGGAAGCTCGTCAAAATGCTGGAGGAAAACATCAGGGATCTGGTGTGGAGAATTTTACTTTAG
- a CDS encoding deoxycytidylate deaminase codes for MNRPTLDEYFMEIASVVARRSTCLRQRVGAVIVRDKRILATGYNGAPSGLLHCDEVGCLRDRMSVPSGERQELCRGVHAEQNAIIQAAKFGISVDGGTLYSTHCPCITCAKIIINAGIKRVVYGKEYADKRGLELLKEARVEVEYFPCCELK; via the coding sequence ATGAACAGACCAACACTGGACGAGTATTTTATGGAGATAGCCAGCGTTGTTGCCAGGAGATCAACATGTTTGAGACAGCGAGTTGGAGCTGTGATTGTCAGGGACAAGAGAATTCTCGCAACCGGCTATAACGGTGCGCCTTCGGGTCTGCTGCACTGCGATGAGGTCGGATGTTTAAGGGACAGAATGTCCGTTCCGAGCGGAGAGCGGCAGGAACTCTGCAGGGGTGTTCATGCGGAGCAAAACGCCATAATTCAGGCTGCAAAGTTTGGGATCAGTGTTGATGGTGGTACCCTGTATTCCACCCACTGTCCGTGCATAACCTGTGCAAAAATAATAATCAACGCAGGTATAAAGAGAGTCGTGTACGGCAAAGAGTATGCGGACAAAAGGGGGCTTGAGCTTCTGAAAGAGGCCAGAGTTGAAGTGGAGTACTTTCCGTGCTGCGAACTAAAGTAA
- a CDS encoding TatD family hydrolase: MYFDSHLHSEGLGFSELAMMSEVGIKEICSLSFYPIKPMYPQTMIDSFRKLVEFETQRCEAAGIKMYPAVGIHPRCIPPNYGVAFDYLERGEWLVFGEIGLESATDEEKNVLKSQLEIAKKLDIPCIIHTPRKNKREITEKILKILGDSGFPDELAVIDHVNFENLDLALKTECWIGLTVQSGKLSPEDVVKIIEEYGCERFMLNSDVGYRDTEFTTVAIAAEKIAGSVGQDEAKKVALKNARKFLRL, encoded by the coding sequence ATGTATTTCGACTCCCATCTTCATTCTGAGGGGCTCGGTTTCAGTGAGCTGGCAATGATGAGCGAGGTCGGAATTAAGGAGATATGCAGCCTCTCTTTCTACCCAATAAAACCCATGTATCCTCAGACAATGATAGACTCCTTCAGAAAGCTTGTGGAGTTCGAAACGCAAAGATGCGAAGCTGCAGGAATAAAAATGTACCCGGCAGTTGGCATCCATCCCCGATGCATTCCACCGAACTACGGAGTGGCCTTTGACTACCTCGAAAGAGGCGAATGGCTGGTTTTTGGAGAGATAGGGCTTGAATCTGCCACTGATGAAGAGAAGAATGTATTAAAATCCCAGCTCGAAATTGCAAAAAAACTCGACATCCCCTGCATAATTCACACCCCAAGGAAAAACAAAAGAGAGATCACTGAGAAAATTTTGAAAATTCTGGGCGATTCGGGGTTCCCGGATGAGCTGGCAGTCATTGATCACGTGAATTTTGAAAATCTCGATCTGGCTTTAAAAACTGAGTGCTGGATTGGCCTGACCGTACAGTCCGGAAAACTCTCTCCTGAGGACGTTGTGAAGATAATTGAAGAGTACGGCTGCGAGAGATTCATGCTAAACAGCGATGTTGGATACAGAGATACGGAATTCACGACTGTGGCGATCGCTGCAGAAAAAATTGCCGGGAGCGTTGGCCAGGATGAGGCAAAGAAGGTTGCATTGAAAAACGCCAGAAAGTTTCTGAGGTTGTGA
- a CDS encoding PAS domain S-box protein → MRLIVMLAIVFLATIPPAMALRVGVYDNPPLVFKEDSGFKGFYIDILNHIAEQEGWDVEYVYGNFPSLLKMLRNGDIDLLVAVAYTEGRAKEFNYSNESVITNWGVVVTKSKLDSILDLRGLRVAGVVGDVYFESLKQLAKKFNIDCQFVGIEGDYREVFDAVNSGDADAGVVSRIYASFYARDSGLKETGIIFNPVELRFVGNDREVLQKIDRDLAILKEDPNSIYYQSLERWFGAKVEFIPEWVYRVIAVLLVLFIFAFAIDAYLSREVRKRTAEVKKSEMFLRAVFNAIQDGISVLDVNMNVLMVNHAMERWYGDVVGKKCYQAYYGRNEPCENCPTFEAIKSRELRRGVVPGSPDSDLECLEIFSYPMVENNEVKMIVEFVRDITEKKKVEEDLMKSLERYEYLWNSTNDILYIHNLEGCFVSVNRRALELLGYGVDDNVEVWDVIPESYVDFVKEKIEEICSTKGPAGPFELPVKAKDGRELWLEIVAHPVIENGDVVAVYGVARDITERKAVLEEIEKNIALISYLVDRIRNPLAAARAYCEVKEKLGEDVFDRIIENIDRVTYLIVDLDKVWENMDRLRGRLRKK, encoded by the coding sequence ATGAGGCTGATTGTAATGCTGGCCATTGTATTTCTGGCCACGATCCCTCCAGCAATGGCCCTCAGGGTCGGCGTTTATGATAATCCACCTCTCGTTTTTAAGGAGGATTCAGGATTTAAAGGTTTTTATATTGATATTCTTAATCATATCGCGGAGCAGGAAGGATGGGATGTGGAGTATGTGTACGGAAACTTTCCATCTCTTTTAAAGATGCTCAGGAACGGGGATATCGACCTGCTGGTCGCAGTGGCATATACCGAAGGAAGAGCAAAGGAATTCAACTACAGTAACGAGTCTGTTATCACCAACTGGGGGGTTGTTGTTACCAAATCCAAGCTTGACTCCATCCTTGACCTCAGGGGGCTAAGGGTGGCTGGTGTTGTTGGGGATGTTTATTTTGAAAGTTTAAAGCAACTCGCAAAGAAATTTAACATTGACTGCCAGTTTGTTGGGATTGAGGGAGATTACAGGGAAGTCTTTGATGCAGTCAATTCCGGTGATGCTGATGCAGGAGTTGTCTCGAGAATTTATGCCTCGTTTTATGCCAGAGACTCCGGTCTGAAGGAGACAGGTATCATATTCAATCCGGTGGAGCTGCGATTTGTTGGTAACGACAGGGAGGTTCTGCAGAAGATAGATAGAGATCTTGCCATACTGAAAGAAGACCCAAATTCGATCTATTACCAGTCCCTTGAACGCTGGTTTGGGGCCAAGGTCGAGTTCATTCCCGAATGGGTGTACAGAGTCATAGCAGTCCTCCTCGTGCTGTTTATCTTTGCCTTTGCAATTGACGCTTACTTGAGCAGGGAGGTGAGAAAGAGGACTGCAGAAGTTAAAAAAAGCGAAATGTTTCTCAGAGCAGTTTTTAATGCCATTCAGGACGGTATATCTGTGCTGGATGTAAATATGAACGTACTGATGGTCAATCACGCAATGGAGAGGTGGTACGGCGATGTTGTAGGAAAAAAGTGTTACCAAGCCTATTATGGCCGAAACGAACCCTGTGAGAACTGTCCAACTTTTGAGGCAATAAAAAGCAGAGAGTTGAGGAGAGGGGTGGTGCCCGGTTCTCCGGATTCGGATTTGGAGTGTCTGGAGATCTTTAGCTATCCTATGGTGGAGAACAATGAGGTTAAAATGATTGTTGAGTTTGTCAGAGATATAACTGAGAAGAAGAAGGTTGAAGAGGATTTGATGAAGTCCCTGGAGAGGTACGAGTACCTGTGGAACAGCACAAACGATATACTTTACATCCATAATCTGGAAGGTTGTTTTGTCAGTGTAAACAGGAGGGCTTTGGAACTTTTGGGGTATGGTGTGGACGACAATGTTGAGGTGTGGGATGTAATTCCCGAATCTTACGTGGATTTTGTGAAAGAGAAAATTGAGGAGATTTGCAGTACAAAAGGTCCAGCAGGGCCTTTTGAGTTGCCTGTTAAAGCAAAGGATGGAAGAGAGCTGTGGCTTGAAATTGTAGCGCACCCTGTGATTGAGAATGGAGATGTTGTGGCAGTATACGGAGTGGCGAGAGATATAACGGAAAGAAAAGCTGTTCTTGAAGAAATAGAGAAGAACATTGCACTCATCTCTTATCTTGTCGACAGGATAAGAAACCCTCTAGCTGCTGCGAGGGCGTACTGCGAGGTTAAGGAAAAGCTGGGTGAAGACGTGTTTGACAGAATCATTGAGAATATCGACAGAGTCACATATCTCATTGTTGATCTCGATAAAGTATGGGAAAATATGGACAGACTCAGGGGAAGGTTAAGGAAAAAATAA
- a CDS encoding amino acid permease, giving the protein MRKDIGFKEAFSIGVGGMIGGGIFAVLGLSVQLSKSSAPIAFLLAGLIALITSYSYAKLSIRFPSEGGTVEFLVKAFGNGIFSGGLNILLLLGYIVMVSLYAYAFGSYGANLLSDYVVVRHILITAVISLFTFINAYGALVSGKTEDLLVAFKLTILIVVAGVGLTLVNPERLQPSTWVDPVSIVAGGMIIFLAYEGFELIANTGNDVKDPKILPKALYSAVIVVIAVYVLVAVVTVGTLPYETIVESRDYALAKAAEPSMGEAGFLLVTLAALASTGSAINATLYGTARISYMVAKYGELPQIVERRVWKQAHEGLLVISIISLILANTANLESISVAGSGSFLIIFFFVNVAALKLRHKLKINPAIPAAGAILTFAALSILVYRMAAEATNLAILVGLVLASFLIEALYRTTTGRKISVYVDSRLKKREETIRNWEGWIAGVVDGVSGLIKDAEIYLAGSVARGEVDKAHDVDLLVFVDDVSDDMQHECQKAMRNLPVDLHFISREDKESALKKAKHYKRLEI; this is encoded by the coding sequence ATGCGAAAAGACATTGGGTTCAAAGAGGCATTCAGCATCGGCGTTGGAGGTATGATTGGAGGAGGGATTTTCGCTGTTCTTGGGCTGAGCGTTCAGCTCTCAAAAAGCTCAGCGCCAATAGCCTTTCTACTTGCAGGTTTAATTGCTCTGATCACGTCTTACTCGTATGCCAAACTGTCGATAAGATTTCCCAGTGAAGGTGGAACTGTTGAGTTTTTGGTGAAGGCTTTCGGAAATGGTATATTTTCGGGAGGGCTGAACATCCTGCTCCTGTTGGGGTATATTGTTATGGTTTCCCTCTACGCCTATGCTTTCGGGAGTTATGGGGCGAACTTGCTGTCTGATTATGTGGTGGTAAGACACATTCTGATAACTGCCGTAATCTCGCTGTTTACATTCATAAACGCATATGGGGCACTCGTAAGCGGTAAGACCGAAGACCTTCTTGTGGCATTTAAGCTCACCATCCTTATTGTTGTTGCAGGGGTGGGATTAACGCTTGTCAACCCGGAAAGGCTCCAGCCATCCACGTGGGTCGATCCGGTGAGTATAGTGGCAGGTGGAATGATCATATTTCTTGCATATGAGGGTTTTGAGCTCATCGCAAATACCGGAAATGATGTCAAGGATCCGAAGATACTACCTAAAGCCTTATATTCGGCCGTGATTGTTGTGATAGCCGTTTACGTTCTTGTAGCGGTTGTGACGGTGGGCACCCTTCCCTACGAGACCATTGTGGAGTCAAGGGACTATGCGCTGGCAAAGGCTGCAGAACCATCAATGGGAGAGGCAGGTTTTCTTCTCGTAACTCTTGCAGCTCTGGCATCAACTGGTTCTGCCATTAATGCAACGCTCTACGGGACAGCACGAATCAGCTATATGGTTGCAAAGTACGGTGAGCTACCCCAGATTGTGGAAAGGAGGGTTTGGAAACAGGCTCATGAGGGTTTACTGGTCATAAGCATCATTTCGCTGATTCTAGCCAATACCGCAAACCTTGAGTCCATTTCCGTTGCAGGTAGCGGTAGCTTTCTCATCATCTTCTTTTTTGTAAATGTCGCAGCTTTGAAACTGAGACATAAGCTTAAGATAAATCCAGCAATCCCCGCTGCTGGGGCAATCCTCACATTTGCGGCTCTGTCAATACTGGTTTACAGGATGGCAGCAGAGGCAACGAACCTTGCAATTCTTGTTGGTTTGGTTCTGGCATCCTTTTTAATTGAGGCCCTCTACAGAACAACCACTGGTAGAAAAATAAGCGTTTATGTGGACAGCAGACTCAAAAAGAGGGAGGAAACCATCAGAAACTGGGAGGGATGGATAGCTGGGGTGGTGGATGGAGTATCCGGCCTGATTAAAGATGCTGAGATATATCTCGCAGGCAGCGTTGCAAGGGGGGAGGTTGATAAAGCCCACGATGTTGACCTGCTGGTTTTTGTAGATGATGTTAGTGATGACATGCAGCATGAGTGTCAGAAAGCCATGCGCAACCTTCCAGTGGACCTTCATTTTATAAGCAGAGAGGATAAAGAATCCGCCCTGAAAAAGGCAAAGCACTACAAGCGACTCGAGATCTAA
- a CDS encoding formylmethanofuran dehydrogenase subunit C — MIIIKPKAEFVVTVEAELTPDLAEKDIEEVKKFKVYYGKDLVELGELFEVVREGDDKKLVLEGDFSKVKWIGCRMAEGEIVVKGSVGANCGAYMAGGRIVIEGDADDWLGAEMKDGEITVMGNAGNLVGCAYYGNATGMNGGKITIEGNAGNYIGEKMAGGEIEIKGNAGDFIGTEMKGGVIKIHGSCGFVGGDMKAGEIRIGGDFELMPTFVKGEDGWSGDMNVKGEGVVKKL; from the coding sequence GGAGTTTGTGGTAACCGTTGAGGCGGAACTCACACCCGATCTGGCAGAGAAGGATATAGAGGAAGTAAAGAAATTCAAGGTTTACTATGGCAAAGACCTCGTGGAACTGGGAGAGCTTTTCGAGGTTGTGAGAGAGGGAGACGACAAAAAGCTTGTCCTTGAAGGTGACTTCAGCAAGGTCAAATGGATTGGCTGCAGGATGGCTGAGGGAGAGATCGTAGTTAAAGGGAGCGTTGGCGCCAACTGCGGAGCATATATGGCAGGGGGCAGGATAGTAATTGAGGGCGATGCGGACGACTGGCTTGGTGCGGAGATGAAGGACGGAGAGATAACTGTCATGGGTAACGCCGGAAACCTTGTTGGATGTGCTTACTATGGCAATGCCACCGGCATGAACGGTGGAAAGATAACCATTGAGGGTAATGCCGGAAACTATATAGGAGAGAAAATGGCTGGAGGAGAGATCGAAATAAAGGGAAATGCTGGCGATTTCATAGGTACGGAAATGAAAGGTGGTGTGATCAAAATCCACGGTTCCTGCGGGTTCGTCGGAGGGGATATGAAGGCTGGAGAAATCAGAATTGGCGGGGATTTTGAACTCATGCCTACATTTGTTAAGGGTGAGGACGGCTGGTCTGGAGACATGAATGTGAAGGGTGAGGGTGTAGTTAAAAAACTATAA